One genomic window of Cannabis sativa cultivar Pink pepper isolate KNU-18-1 chromosome 2, ASM2916894v1, whole genome shotgun sequence includes the following:
- the LOC115718433 gene encoding uncharacterized protein LOC115718433: MASQLTAGDHYGGIPAAAGNIIRKKKQNGQRKREELEREVSVLETMLNQEERMREVLDQVHNNQHHKGSSITIPNFLPPKTKELLTELAMVEGEISRLESQINQLKLGVVQHEQEVATKNKESKSKQWRFGSPIRSVVNPSSSSSSFTFPSPMHNSNNNNNNTNNINGVETKTLHFISKAIKGDYYNNNNNNNDFSLNPKRGNMKENNYFHEEKVPRKSGVMLKPSSPMRDIRNPSPKPMRNFVTSNLDLPPKPVSALVQNSEENNIQNWQPNKLSEEIMKCLNLIYIRLLRTTRAMELEKSGPISRSLQYSSTLSSRSFRVEAGLNSSSKESRQQDPYGIFNLEESIPRDIGPYKNLVIFTSSSMDPKCISSPSSVPLLRKLRLLMNNLQTVNLKNLTYHQKLAFWINMYNACIMHGYIQYGVPSTPEKLLTLMNKAILNIGGNIINAQAIEHYILRKSAPSIMKENGENDDKESVVRKLYGLETTDPNVTFALCCGTRSSPAVRMYTGESVVAELERSKLEYLQASIIVTSTKKIGLPELLVTNMLDFAVSKELLVEWVCHHLPTAGSLRKSIVDCFRSNNSGRIISTATVEKIPSDFEFQYLLAI, translated from the exons ATGGCGAGCCAGCTAACCGCCGGAGATCACTACGGTGGTATACCGGCGGCGGCCGGGAATATTATT cgAAAGAAGAAGCAAAATGGGCAACGAAAGAGAGAAGAGCTTGAAAGAGAG GTTTCTGTACTTGAAACCATGTTGAACCAAGAAGAAAGAATGCGTGAGGTTCTTGACCAAGTCCATAATAATCAACATCACAAAGGATCTTCCATTACTATCCCAAATTTTCTTCCTCCTAAG ACTAAAGAACTATTAACAGAGTTAGCTATGGTTGAAGGTGAGATTTCAAGACTTGAGAGCCAAATCAATCAACTTAAACTTGGAGTAGTGCAACATGAACAAGAAGTAGCAACAAAGAACAAAGAATCGAAATCGAAACAATGGCGATTCGGATCGCCAATTCGTTCCGTTGTCaatccttcttcttcatcatcatcctTTACATTTCCAAGTCCAATgcataatagtaataataataataataatactaataatattaatggTGTTGAAACCAAAACATTACATTTCATAAGTAAAGCCATAAAAGGTGATtattataacaataataataataataatgacttTAGTCTAAACCCTAAAAGGGGAAATATGAAAGAGAATAATTACTTTCATGAAGAAAAAGTTCCAAGAAAAAGTGGTGTAATGTTGAAGCCATCTTCTCCTATGAGAGATATAAGAAATCCATCACCTAag cCTATGAGAAATTTTGTGACATCTAATTTAGACCTTCCACCGAAGCCTGTGTCAGCACTAGTTCAAAATTCGGAAGAGAATAACATTCAGAATTGGCAACCTAATAAGCTCTCTGAGGAAATTATGAAGTGTCTGAATTTGATATACATTAGGCTTCTTAGAACAACAAGAGCAATGGAGCTAGAAAAATCTGGCCCCATTTCGCGGTCATTGCAATACTCTTCGACTTTGAGCTCGAGAAGTTTTAGGGTTGAGGCTGGCTTGAACTCATCATCAAAAGAATCAAGGCAACAAGATCCTTATGGCATCTTCAATCTTGAAGAGTCTATTCCAAGAGACATTGGACCTTATAAGAACTTGGTTATTTTTACTTCAAGCTCTATGGATCCAAAATGCATCTCAAGCCCTAGTTCTGTTCCACTCTTAAGAAAATTAAG GTTGTTAATGAACAATCTTCAGACAGTAAATTTGAAGAACTTGACATACCATCAGAAGTTAGCATTTTGGATCAACATGTACAATGCTTGTAtaatgcat GGATATATCCAATATGGAGTGCCATCTACCCCAGAAAAATTGCTAACATTAATGAATAAG gcaaTTCTCAACATTGGTGGAAATATCATCAATGCTCAAGCCATTGAGCATTATATTTTGAGGAAATCAGCACCCTCAATCATGAAAGAG AATGGCGAAAACGACGATAAAGAATCAGTCGTTCGCAAACTTTATGGCCTCGAAACGACAGATCCTAATGTCACATTTGCCCTTTGTTGCGGAACTCGTTCTTCTCCAGCT gtgAGAATGTACACAGGTGAAAGTGTTGTGGCTGAGTTAGAAAGATCAAAATTAGAGTATCTTCAAGCTTCAATAATAGTAACAAGCACAAAGAAGATTGGGTTACCAGAATTACTTGTTACAAATATGCTTGATTTTGCAGTTAGTAAAGAGTTACTAGTTGAGTGGGTTTGTCACCATTTACCAACAGCTGGCTCACTTAGAAAATCAATTGTTGATTGCTTTAGATCCAATAATAGTGGAAGAATTATTTCTACTGCTACTGTTGAAAAAATACCCTCTGattttgagttccaatatctattggctatataa